In Malus sylvestris chromosome 16, drMalSylv7.2, whole genome shotgun sequence, the following are encoded in one genomic region:
- the LOC126608031 gene encoding uncharacterized protein LOC126608031 isoform X3 translates to MQTKKRSSGRTAAREHASPKVTRAQKKAYESVQVVEKKVADLITSSARKQRIRGTHKKNGGAVTATNSDLNYDSMRDETADTCLGHDAMSDDCIEIKDCIEGTADCTAETIFSPAFHITKHAEGESDNGVVEPAIISSEVSAIYLAMRNSKLECVDEHGQEPMSTDLYTDDDENEEVDDFDPYFFIKNLPDLSAVVPTFRPMLLPKQTRRCPPTSLVLDLDETLVHSTLEPCDDADFTFPVNFNLQEHTVYVRCRPHLRDFLDRVSSLFEIIIFTASQSIYAEQLLNVLDPKRKIFRHRVFRDSCVFVEGNYLKDLSVLGRDLAHTIIIDNSPQAFGFQVDNGIPIESWFDDHSDKELLSLLPFLESLVGVEDVRPLIASKFNLREKIAAAVYPFRSNSGDPFER, encoded by the exons ATGCAAACGAAGAAAAGAAGTTCTGGAAGAACTGCTGCGCGAGAGCATGCTAGCCCCAAGGTCACAAGAGCTCAGAAGAAAGCGTATGAAAGTGTGCAAGTTGTGGAAAAGAAAGTTGCAGACCTAATTACATCTTCAGCAAGGAAGCAGAGAATAC GTGGCACTCATAAAAAGAACGGGGGTGCTGTTACTGCAACCAATTCAGATTTGAATTATGATTCGATGCGTGATGAGACTGCTGACACTTGTTTGGGGCATGATGCTATGAGTGATGATTGCATAGAGATTAAG GATTGTATAGAGGGAACTGCTGATTGCACAGCAGAAACAATATTTTCTCCTGCctttcacataaccaaacatgcCGAAGGTGAATCTGATAATGGAG TTGTGGAGCCAGCCATTATCTCTTCTGAAGTCTCAGCCATATATCTTGCCATGAGAAATTCCAAGTTGGAATGTGTGGATGAGCATGGTCAGGAGCCCATGTCAACTGATTTATACACAGATGATGACGAGAATGAGGAAGTTGATGACTTTGATCCTTACTTCTTTATCAAGAACTTACCTGACTTGTCAGCAGTTGTTCCAACTTTTCGGCCGATGCTTTTACCTAAACAGACACGGCGTTGTCCTCCTACTAGTCTTGTTTTGGACTTGGATG AAACTTTGGTACACTCCACACTAGAACCTTGTGATGATGCAGACTTCACTTTCCCCGTTAATTTTAACCTCCAAGAGCACACAGTATATGTCCGATGCCGTCCTCATCTCAGAGATTTTTTGGACAGAGTTTCCAGTCTTTTTGAGATCATAATATTTACAGCTAGTCAGAGTATTTATGCAGAGCAACTTCTAAACGTGCTGGACCCAAAAAGGAAGATATTTCGCCATCGTGTTTTTCGGGATTCGTGTGTTTTTGTGGAGGGGAATTACCTCAAAGATTTGTCAGTTCTTGGTCGTGATTTGGCACACACTATCATAATTGACAACTCTCCACAG GCATTCGGGTTCCAAGTAGACAATGGAATACCAATCGAGAGCTGGTTTGATGATCATTCCGATAAAGAGTTACTCTCCTTGCTTCCTTTTTTGGAGAGCCTGGTCGGAGTAGAAGATGTTCGGCCACTAATTGCAAGCAAATTCAACCTTAGGGAGAAAATAGCTGCTGCTGTTTATCCTTTTAGGTCAAACAGCGGCGATCCTTTCGAAAGGTGA
- the LOC126608027 gene encoding meiosis-specific protein ASY1-like, which translates to MVVAQRVKEAEITEQDSLLLTRNLLRIAIFNISYIRGLFPENYFNDKSVPALEMKIKKLMPMDAESRRLLDWMEKGVYDALQKKYLKTLLFCVCETVEGPMIEEYTFSFSYSNSESQEVSMNISRSGNKKEGGTFKCNSTAEITPNQMRSSACKMVRTLVQLMRTLDKMPEERTILMKLLYYDDVTPAEYEPPFFRSCSEEEARNAWAKNPLRMEVGNVNSKHLVLVLKVKSILDPCEDENDDIQDDEVSLGADSMQRDDYSESDSDSELNQSQNNRYIVAPVDKQLQKDNSAPQEDNNMVDEDNTQDSVQDEQQLARIKDWISSLHLDTVELTDVLSNFPDISVVLTEEIMDKLVIEGVLSKSTGDTYTFNRPKKSDYEFTVVKEEMDGQEPVADRTPKVNDLMYMKVLYHALPMQYVTVTKLQNKLGGEVNQTTVRKFIDKMVREGFLEAKGNRRLGKRVIRSEIAEKKLTEVKKALNNDAMDVDNTEPNNKSNHLDFHTRGSNIRDTSTCGVLHSIGSDLTRMRIKSNGPHYSPMRSEQTTSKAKEHPNTPTSRAQPVTSRESIVPGNDNGRANGNTGYCDDGDGVICSGRSSQDKRSRKTSTVKEPILQYLKRQKSQAV; encoded by the exons ATG GTCGTCGCACAGAGGGTGAAGGAAGCGGAGATCACCGAGCAGGACTCGCTTCTTCTG ACGAGGAACCTGCTTCGTATTGCTATATTCAATATCAGTTACATCAGAGGCCTCTTTCCAGAGAATTACTTCAACGATAAGTCTGTTCCTGCTTTAG AGATGAAGATAAAAAAGCTAATGCCAATGGATGCTGAGTCTCGCAGGCTTCTTGATTGGATGGAGAAAG gTGTATACGATGCATTGCAGAAGAAATACCTGAAAACACTTTTATTCTGCGTGTGCGAAACGGTTGAAGGACCAATGATTGAGGAATACACTT TTTCTTTTAGTTACTCAAATTCTGAAAGCCAGGAGGTTTCGATGAATATAAGTCGCTCTGGGAACAAGAAAGAGGGTGGAACATTCAAGTGCAACTCCACAGCAGAAATTACTCCCAACCAGATGAG GAGTTCTGCTTGTAAAATGGTCCGCACATTGGTTCAATTGATGAGAACTCTTGATAAAATGCCTGAAGAG CGAACAATACTGATGAAGCTCCTGTATTATGATGATGTGACG CCAGCGGAGTATGAGCCTCCATTCTTCAGGAGCTGCTCTGAGGAAGAAGCTCGTAATGCATGGGCCAAGAATCCTTTGAGAATGGAGGTTGGGAATGTAAACAGCAAGCATCTTGTATTAGTGCTGAAG GTAAAGAGCATCCTTGATCCTTGTGAGGACGAAAATGATGATATTCAAGATGATGAAGTGAGCTTAGGAGCTGATTCTATGCAAAGGGATGATTATTCGGAATCTGATTCTGACAGTGAG CTTAACCAATCACAAAACAATCGTTATATAGTTGCTCCAGTAG ATAAGCAACTACAGAAAGATAACAGCGCACCACAGGAAGATAACAACATGGTTGATGAAG ATAATACTCAGGATTCAGTGCAAGACGAACAACAACTGGCTCGGATAAAGGACTGGATCAGTAGCCTTCACCTTGACACTGTTGAACTTACTGATGTTCTCTCAAATTTCCCGGACATCTCAGTG GTTCTGACTGAAG AAATTATGGACAAGCTTGTCATAGAAGGTGTTCTATCGAAATCTACAGGGGACACTTACACTTTCAACAGGCCGAAG AAGTCCGATTATGAGTTCACTGTGGtgaaagaagaaatggatggtCAAGAACCAGTTGCTGACAGAACTCCAAAGGTTAATGATCTCATGTACATGAAG GTGCTTTATCATGCTCTTCCAATGCAGTATGTGACGGTTACAAAGCTTCAGAACAAGCTCGGTGGAGAGGTGAATCAGACTACTGTGCGCAAGTTCATTGATAAAATGGTACGAGAGGGTTTCCTTGAAGCCAAAGGCAACCGAAGGCTAG GGAAGCGTGTTATCCGTTCTGAGATTGCTGAGAAAAAGCTGACTGAAGTGAAGAAAGCTCTGAACAATGATGCAATG GATGTGGACAACACTGAACCAAATAACAAATCCAATCATCTGGATTTCCATACAAGGG GAAGCAACATCAGGGACACATCCACATGCGGCGTCCTCCATTCCATCGGATCAGATCTCACACGAATGAGAATAAAATCGAACGGACCTCATTACAGTCCAATGAGGAGTGAGCAGACTACTTCAAAGGCAAAGGAGCATCCAAACACTCCCACAAGCAGGGCTCAG CCAGTGACTTCAAGGGAGAGCATTGTGCCGGGAAATGATAACGGCAGAGCAAATGGCAACACTGGTTACTGTGACGATGGGGACGGAGTGATCTGCAGTGGAAGATCTAGCCAAGACAAGCGGTCGAGGAAAACAAGCACG GTGAAGGAGCCAATTCTTCAGTACTTGAAGCGCCAGAAGTCTCAAGCCGTCTGA
- the LOC126608031 gene encoding uncharacterized protein LOC126608031 isoform X2 codes for MQTKKRSSGRTAAREHASPKVTRAQKKAYESVQVVEKKVADLITSSARKQRIRGTHKKNGGAVTATNSDLNYDSMRDETADTCLGHDAMSDDCIEIKDCIEGTADCTAETIFSPAFHITKHAEGESDNGVDFVNFYRNGDHNFHQDCEIMYSRVDVLNGHVVQETSESIVRGERSYFVEPAIISSEVSAIYLAMRNSKLECVDEHGQEPMSTDLYTDDDENEEVDDFDPYFFIKNLPDLSAVVPTFRPMLLPKQTRRCPPTSLVLDLDETLVHSTLEPCDDADFTFPVNFNLQEHTVYVRCRPHLRDFLDRVSSLFEIIIFTASQSIYAEQLLNVLDPKRKIFRHRVFRDSCVFVEGNYLKDLSVLGRDLAHTIIIDNSPQAFGFQVDNGIPIESWFDDHSDKELLSLLPFLESLVGVEDVRPLIASKFNLREKIAAAVYPFRSNSGDPFER; via the exons ATGCAAACGAAGAAAAGAAGTTCTGGAAGAACTGCTGCGCGAGAGCATGCTAGCCCCAAGGTCACAAGAGCTCAGAAGAAAGCGTATGAAAGTGTGCAAGTTGTGGAAAAGAAAGTTGCAGACCTAATTACATCTTCAGCAAGGAAGCAGAGAATAC GTGGCACTCATAAAAAGAACGGGGGTGCTGTTACTGCAACCAATTCAGATTTGAATTATGATTCGATGCGTGATGAGACTGCTGACACTTGTTTGGGGCATGATGCTATGAGTGATGATTGCATAGAGATTAAG GATTGTATAGAGGGAACTGCTGATTGCACAGCAGAAACAATATTTTCTCCTGCctttcacataaccaaacatgcCGAAGGTGAATCTGATAATGGAG TTGATTTTGTTAACTTCTATAGAAATGGAGACCACAATTTTCATCAAGATTGTGAAATAATGTACTCAAGGGTTGATGTGCTGAATGGTCATGTTGTTCAAGAGACTTCCGAATCCATTGTTAGAGGCGAGAGGAGTTACT TTGTGGAGCCAGCCATTATCTCTTCTGAAGTCTCAGCCATATATCTTGCCATGAGAAATTCCAAGTTGGAATGTGTGGATGAGCATGGTCAGGAGCCCATGTCAACTGATTTATACACAGATGATGACGAGAATGAGGAAGTTGATGACTTTGATCCTTACTTCTTTATCAAGAACTTACCTGACTTGTCAGCAGTTGTTCCAACTTTTCGGCCGATGCTTTTACCTAAACAGACACGGCGTTGTCCTCCTACTAGTCTTGTTTTGGACTTGGATG AAACTTTGGTACACTCCACACTAGAACCTTGTGATGATGCAGACTTCACTTTCCCCGTTAATTTTAACCTCCAAGAGCACACAGTATATGTCCGATGCCGTCCTCATCTCAGAGATTTTTTGGACAGAGTTTCCAGTCTTTTTGAGATCATAATATTTACAGCTAGTCAGAGTATTTATGCAGAGCAACTTCTAAACGTGCTGGACCCAAAAAGGAAGATATTTCGCCATCGTGTTTTTCGGGATTCGTGTGTTTTTGTGGAGGGGAATTACCTCAAAGATTTGTCAGTTCTTGGTCGTGATTTGGCACACACTATCATAATTGACAACTCTCCACAG GCATTCGGGTTCCAAGTAGACAATGGAATACCAATCGAGAGCTGGTTTGATGATCATTCCGATAAAGAGTTACTCTCCTTGCTTCCTTTTTTGGAGAGCCTGGTCGGAGTAGAAGATGTTCGGCCACTAATTGCAAGCAAATTCAACCTTAGGGAGAAAATAGCTGCTGCTGTTTATCCTTTTAGGTCAAACAGCGGCGATCCTTTCGAAAGGTGA
- the LOC126608031 gene encoding uncharacterized protein LOC126608031 isoform X1 — MQTKKRSSGRTAAREHASPKVTRAQKKAYESVQVVEKKVADLITSSARKQRIRGTHKKNGGAVTATNSDLNYDSMRDETADTCLGHDAMSDDCIEIKDCIEGTADCTAETIFSPAFHITKHAEGESDNGVDFVNFYRNGDHNFHQDCEIMYSRVDVLNGHVVQETSESIVRGERSYCENSFSSVNITYPVVEPAIISSEVSAIYLAMRNSKLECVDEHGQEPMSTDLYTDDDENEEVDDFDPYFFIKNLPDLSAVVPTFRPMLLPKQTRRCPPTSLVLDLDETLVHSTLEPCDDADFTFPVNFNLQEHTVYVRCRPHLRDFLDRVSSLFEIIIFTASQSIYAEQLLNVLDPKRKIFRHRVFRDSCVFVEGNYLKDLSVLGRDLAHTIIIDNSPQAFGFQVDNGIPIESWFDDHSDKELLSLLPFLESLVGVEDVRPLIASKFNLREKIAAAVYPFRSNSGDPFER, encoded by the exons ATGCAAACGAAGAAAAGAAGTTCTGGAAGAACTGCTGCGCGAGAGCATGCTAGCCCCAAGGTCACAAGAGCTCAGAAGAAAGCGTATGAAAGTGTGCAAGTTGTGGAAAAGAAAGTTGCAGACCTAATTACATCTTCAGCAAGGAAGCAGAGAATAC GTGGCACTCATAAAAAGAACGGGGGTGCTGTTACTGCAACCAATTCAGATTTGAATTATGATTCGATGCGTGATGAGACTGCTGACACTTGTTTGGGGCATGATGCTATGAGTGATGATTGCATAGAGATTAAG GATTGTATAGAGGGAACTGCTGATTGCACAGCAGAAACAATATTTTCTCCTGCctttcacataaccaaacatgcCGAAGGTGAATCTGATAATGGAG TTGATTTTGTTAACTTCTATAGAAATGGAGACCACAATTTTCATCAAGATTGTGAAATAATGTACTCAAGGGTTGATGTGCTGAATGGTCATGTTGTTCAAGAGACTTCCGAATCCATTGTTAGAGGCGAGAGGAGTTACTGTGAGAACTCATTTTCTTCAGTAAATATAACATATCCTG TTGTGGAGCCAGCCATTATCTCTTCTGAAGTCTCAGCCATATATCTTGCCATGAGAAATTCCAAGTTGGAATGTGTGGATGAGCATGGTCAGGAGCCCATGTCAACTGATTTATACACAGATGATGACGAGAATGAGGAAGTTGATGACTTTGATCCTTACTTCTTTATCAAGAACTTACCTGACTTGTCAGCAGTTGTTCCAACTTTTCGGCCGATGCTTTTACCTAAACAGACACGGCGTTGTCCTCCTACTAGTCTTGTTTTGGACTTGGATG AAACTTTGGTACACTCCACACTAGAACCTTGTGATGATGCAGACTTCACTTTCCCCGTTAATTTTAACCTCCAAGAGCACACAGTATATGTCCGATGCCGTCCTCATCTCAGAGATTTTTTGGACAGAGTTTCCAGTCTTTTTGAGATCATAATATTTACAGCTAGTCAGAGTATTTATGCAGAGCAACTTCTAAACGTGCTGGACCCAAAAAGGAAGATATTTCGCCATCGTGTTTTTCGGGATTCGTGTGTTTTTGTGGAGGGGAATTACCTCAAAGATTTGTCAGTTCTTGGTCGTGATTTGGCACACACTATCATAATTGACAACTCTCCACAG GCATTCGGGTTCCAAGTAGACAATGGAATACCAATCGAGAGCTGGTTTGATGATCATTCCGATAAAGAGTTACTCTCCTTGCTTCCTTTTTTGGAGAGCCTGGTCGGAGTAGAAGATGTTCGGCCACTAATTGCAAGCAAATTCAACCTTAGGGAGAAAATAGCTGCTGCTGTTTATCCTTTTAGGTCAAACAGCGGCGATCCTTTCGAAAGGTGA
- the LOC126608031 gene encoding uncharacterized protein LOC126608031 isoform X4 has protein sequence MRDETADTCLGHDAMSDDCIEIKDCIEGTADCTAETIFSPAFHITKHAEGESDNGVDFVNFYRNGDHNFHQDCEIMYSRVDVLNGHVVQETSESIVRGERSYCENSFSSVNITYPVVEPAIISSEVSAIYLAMRNSKLECVDEHGQEPMSTDLYTDDDENEEVDDFDPYFFIKNLPDLSAVVPTFRPMLLPKQTRRCPPTSLVLDLDETLVHSTLEPCDDADFTFPVNFNLQEHTVYVRCRPHLRDFLDRVSSLFEIIIFTASQSIYAEQLLNVLDPKRKIFRHRVFRDSCVFVEGNYLKDLSVLGRDLAHTIIIDNSPQAFGFQVDNGIPIESWFDDHSDKELLSLLPFLESLVGVEDVRPLIASKFNLREKIAAAVYPFRSNSGDPFER, from the exons ATGCGTGATGAGACTGCTGACACTTGTTTGGGGCATGATGCTATGAGTGATGATTGCATAGAGATTAAG GATTGTATAGAGGGAACTGCTGATTGCACAGCAGAAACAATATTTTCTCCTGCctttcacataaccaaacatgcCGAAGGTGAATCTGATAATGGAG TTGATTTTGTTAACTTCTATAGAAATGGAGACCACAATTTTCATCAAGATTGTGAAATAATGTACTCAAGGGTTGATGTGCTGAATGGTCATGTTGTTCAAGAGACTTCCGAATCCATTGTTAGAGGCGAGAGGAGTTACTGTGAGAACTCATTTTCTTCAGTAAATATAACATATCCTG TTGTGGAGCCAGCCATTATCTCTTCTGAAGTCTCAGCCATATATCTTGCCATGAGAAATTCCAAGTTGGAATGTGTGGATGAGCATGGTCAGGAGCCCATGTCAACTGATTTATACACAGATGATGACGAGAATGAGGAAGTTGATGACTTTGATCCTTACTTCTTTATCAAGAACTTACCTGACTTGTCAGCAGTTGTTCCAACTTTTCGGCCGATGCTTTTACCTAAACAGACACGGCGTTGTCCTCCTACTAGTCTTGTTTTGGACTTGGATG AAACTTTGGTACACTCCACACTAGAACCTTGTGATGATGCAGACTTCACTTTCCCCGTTAATTTTAACCTCCAAGAGCACACAGTATATGTCCGATGCCGTCCTCATCTCAGAGATTTTTTGGACAGAGTTTCCAGTCTTTTTGAGATCATAATATTTACAGCTAGTCAGAGTATTTATGCAGAGCAACTTCTAAACGTGCTGGACCCAAAAAGGAAGATATTTCGCCATCGTGTTTTTCGGGATTCGTGTGTTTTTGTGGAGGGGAATTACCTCAAAGATTTGTCAGTTCTTGGTCGTGATTTGGCACACACTATCATAATTGACAACTCTCCACAG GCATTCGGGTTCCAAGTAGACAATGGAATACCAATCGAGAGCTGGTTTGATGATCATTCCGATAAAGAGTTACTCTCCTTGCTTCCTTTTTTGGAGAGCCTGGTCGGAGTAGAAGATGTTCGGCCACTAATTGCAAGCAAATTCAACCTTAGGGAGAAAATAGCTGCTGCTGTTTATCCTTTTAGGTCAAACAGCGGCGATCCTTTCGAAAGGTGA